A portion of the Lolium rigidum isolate FL_2022 chromosome 1, APGP_CSIRO_Lrig_0.1, whole genome shotgun sequence genome contains these proteins:
- the LOC124656291 gene encoding RING-H2 finger protein ATL39-like, translated as MHFAMSPDSLLFFYAVVASVTAAFGLFSLYKHLTQHRRRHFGTGDSEEHRPLTVAPSLLVPQFMYNRLVRHSGKGAGSTECAVCLGVIQVGAMAKLLPACTHVYHVDCIDLWLASHSTCPLCRSRVGDHSRAGDKTVQDLAYLSPV; from the coding sequence ATGCATTTCGCCATGTCGCCTGACAGTCTCCTCTTCTTCTACGCCGTCGTGGCGTCGGTCACTGCCGCCTTCGGCCTCTTCTCCCTCTACAAGCACCTCACCCAGCACCGTCGACGACACTTCGGCACCGGAGATTCGGAGGAGCACCGGCCGCTTACAGTGGCTCCAAGCCTTCTTGTTCCCCAGTTCATGTAcaaccggctcgtccggcacAGCGGCAAGGGCGCTGGCTCAACGGAGTGCGCCGTCTGCCTCGGCGTCATCCAGGTCGGCGCCATGGCGAAGCTGCTGCCCGCGTGCACCCACGTCTACCACGTCGACTGCATCGACCTCTGGCTAGCCTCCCACTCAACATGCCCTCTCTGCCGGTCCAGGGTCGGCGATCACTCCAGAGCTGGCGACAAGACTGTTCAGGACCTTGCTTATCTTTCACCTGTATAG
- the LOC124656302 gene encoding RING-H2 finger protein ATL39-like → MAQLPPGFSGISPAPTSRLFPPSLPRLPPPPPAQPLPNHKPSTSQGKITVGIVIATLTSLLVFTAVWALCREYSRRRARAAATVANTAVRPSPEHGSPAVEERPLRQAYAANPAAVLPAFMYSRSVKHNLAGGGEEVATCSVCLEELQLGETVRLLPVCLHLYHAECIDAWLDAHSTCPLCRSDTDRSDTDPATHPVFFLAWLRV, encoded by the coding sequence ATGGCTCAATTGCCCCCGGGATTCTCCGGCATTTCTCCTGCTCCAACGAGCCGGTTATTCCCTCCATCTCTGCcccggctgccgccgccgccgccggcacaacCGCTGCCCAATCATAAACCATCGACTTCTCAAGGCAAGATCACCGTCGGCATCGTCATTGCCACCTTGACGTCCTTGCTCGTATTCACAGCCGTGTGGGCTCTATGCAGGGAATacagccgccgccgcgctcgcgcCGCGGCCACAGTAGCAAACACGGCGGTGCGGCCCTCGCCGGAGCATGGAAGCCCGGCCGTCGAAGAGCGGCCGCTTCGCCAGGCCTACGCCGCAAACCCGGCGGCCGTCCTCCCGGCGTTCATGTACAGCCGGTCCGTGAAGCACAACTTGGCAGGCGGAGGGGAGGAGGTGGCGACGTGCTCGGTGTGCCTCGAGGAGTTGCAGCTCGGCGAGACGGTGCGGCTGCTGCCGGTGTGCCTGCACCTGTACCACGCCGAGTGCATCGACGCGTGGCTGGACGCGCACTCGACGTGCCCGCTCTGCCGCTCGGACACCGATCGTTCCGACACCGATCCGGCCACGCATCCAGTTTTCTTTTTAGCCTGGCTGCGTGTATAG
- the LOC124683344 gene encoding uncharacterized protein LOC124683344: MASNSNAGSGAGGGEQSAVQMLNVVRVIPPNDDPKWPLWRYVQKVAKTGGGQGGNAKIICRLCNRDISGSYSRVKSHLLKLGGGGVKPCPKVTIDVLIQLKGEQDRADASSNMPNNIPLPTDGNGSTRKRKASAIEESFDVDSRSKLDALIARMFYTAGLPFNLARNPWFRQAFMFAANGKLAGYVPPSYNKIRTSLLVQEKTHVERMLQPIKSTWSSKGVSIVSDGWSDPQRRPLLNFMAVTEDGPMFLREINTVGDTKSKEYIFQKLVETIDFIGAGNVVQVVTDNASNCRGAGLMVEQKYPHIFWTPCVVHTLNLALKSIFAAMNEEDPEYEHCNWISEVSSDAQQIRNFIMNHSMRLSMFNDFSKLKLLAIAETRFASQIVMLKRFREIKEALS, translated from the exons ATGGCCAGCAACTCGAACGCGGGcagtggtgctggtggtggagaaCAAAGTGCAGTCCAGATGTTGAATGTTGTTCGTGTGATTCCTCCAAATGATGATCCGAAGTGGCCGCTATGGAGGTATGTGCAGAAAGTTGCCAAGACCGGAGGAGGGCAAGGGGGCAATGCAAAGATCATATGTAGGCTTTGTAACCGTGATATTAGTGGGAGCTACTCAAGAGTGAAATCACATCTTTTGAAGTTAGGTGGAGGTGGAGTGAAGCCTTGTCCGAAAGTTACTATTGATGTTTTAATTCAGCTCAAAGGTGAACAAGACAGGGCTGATGCAAGTAGCAACATGCCTAACAACATTCCCCTTCCCACTGATGGGAATGGTAGTACGAGGAAGAGAAAGGCATCAGCTATTGAAGAAAGCTTCGATGTTGATTCTCGCAGCAAGTTGGATGCTTTGATTGCAAGAATGTTCTATACTGCAG GTCTGCCTTTTAATCTTGCTAGAAACCCGTGGTTTAGGCAAGCTTTCATGTTTGCCGCCAACGGTAAGTTAGCTGGCTATGTCCCTCCAAGCTATAACAAGATCAGAACCAGCCTTCTTGTGCAAGAGAAGACACATGTTGAACGAATGTTGCAGCCAATCAAGTCAACATGGAGCAGCAAAGGTGTGAGTATTGTGTCAGATGGATGGTCTGATCCTCAAAGAAGGCCTCTCTTAAATTTTATGGCTGTAACAGAAGATGGACCCATGTTTTTAAGAGAAATCAACACCGTGGGAGATACAAAGAGCAAGGAGTATATCTTTCAGAAGCTAGTAGAAACCATTGATTTTATTGGAGCAGGGAATGTTGTGCAAGTGGTCACTGATAATGCATCAAACTGCAGAGGAGCAGGGCTGATGGTGGAGCAGAAGTACCCTCATATTTTCTGGACTCCATGTGTCGTCCATACTTTGAACCTTGCGCTGAAGAGCATATTTGCAGCCATGAATGAGGAAGACCCCGAGTACGAACACTGCAACTGGATCAGCGAGGTTTCATCGGATGCGCAGCAAATCCGGAACTTCATAATGAACCACTCCATGAGGTTGTCTATGTTCAATGATTTTAGCAAGCTGAAACTTCTAGCTATTGCTGAAACAAGATTTGCCTCTCAGATTGTTATGCTGAAAAGGTTCCGTGAGATCAAAGAAGCTCTT AGCTGA